The window GCCCATCCCTGGGCCAGCCTCTATGCCACCGCGGCGCTGGCTGTGGCCCAGCGGCAGGGGGTCCCGGTGCCTGCCGAAGGGCTGGAGCGGGCCCATGAGTATCTGAAGGCCCGGCTGCGGGAAGGCCGCACCCCGCCGGAATACAAGGCCTTCGGCGCCTATCTCTTGAGCCTGGGCGGGGCCTTGGACCGCAAACTCTATACCCAGACGGCCCCAGAAGAGCCCCGCCTCTCCCGGGAGGGCAAGTTGCTCCTCATCCTGGCCGCGGCTCAGGCCAAACTGAAGCCGGCCAAGGAACTCAGCGCCGCTCTCCGCCCCCTGATGCTGCCCCGGGCGGAAAAAGAGCTCTGGCAGGATGAATTCCATGCCCGCTTCCGGCCGCAGGCCCTGGCGGTGCTGGCCGGCCAGGTGCTCCTGCCGGGGGACCCGACGGTCCGGGAGGCGGCCCATCAGCTTTTGGCAGGGATGGACCGCCAGGGACGCTGGACCTCCACCAGCGACACCGGCTGGTGCCTGCTGGCCCTGGCGGAATACTTCAAGGGCCTGACTTTTGCCCAGGAACCCGCCGAGATCAGCGTCAGCCAGCCGGGGGGGTCGCCGCAGCGGCTGCGGGTCGATCCCAAGAGTTTCCGCACCGTGGCCCTGAATCCGGAGCTGCTGCTGCGGTCCCCTCGCGTAACCCTCGCCGGGCCGCCGGGCACCACCTGGCTTTATGAGCTGGCCCTCACGTATCCCCGGGTGGACGCCAGCGTCAGCGGGGAGGCCGCCGGGTTCAAGGTGAAGAAGACCATCGCCAACACCGATGGCTCGCCGCAGATCCGGGTGGGGGACCTGGTGAAGGTCACGGTGGAGCTGGAAACCGACCTGCCCGGCCTGCAGTATGTGGTGCTGGATGACCCTCTGCCCGCGGGCCTGGTGGCCATCAACACCGCCTTCAAAACTGAAGAGCCCCTCCCCGAAGGGGAGGACCAGGAGTCGGAAGACGACTTCGACTATCTGGACCCGGTGGGCCGGATGCGGTTCCGCCCCAGCTTCTTTGAGATCCGCCAGGACCGGGTGCTGGCCTTCCGGGACTGGCTCTGGCGGGGCCCCCAGGTCTTTGAATATTATGCCCGGGCGGTGTGCGAAGGCTCCTTTGTGGTGCCCGGCACGCAGGTGTCGGCCATGTATGCCCCCAAGGTTCGGGGCTCCTCCCCTCAGTCCCGCCTGGAGGTCAAGGGGCGCTGATGTCCGGCCCGGTTCGCCGTCGCCTGAGGGCCTGCCTGCTCCTGCTACTTCTGGGAGGGGGGGCGCTGGCCGCGGGGCAGGTGGAGCGGCTAAGCCGCATTGATCCGGCCCGTCTTGCCCCTGCCCCCGGCCCCCTCGTCCTGGACCGTCACGGCCGCATCTTACGCCTGGGACTGGATGCCCAGGGTCGCAAGGTCATCCTCCTGCCCCCCGGCCCCTTGCCGCCGCTGGTGGTGCAGGCCTTTGTGGCGGCGGAGGACCGGCGCTTCTGGCAGCACCCCGGGGTGGATTTTGTGGCCGCAGGGCGGGCGTTGCTGAGCAATCTCACCCATGGCCGCATCGTCTCCGGGGCCTCCACCCTCACCATGCAGCTTTGCCGTCAGCTCGAGCCCGGGCCCCGCACCTATGGCCGCAAGCTGACGGAAATGGCCCGGGCCGTGCGATTGGAAGCCGCCTTCCCCAAGGAGGAGATCCTGCGCCATTTTCTGAATCGCGTGCCCTTGGGGGGCAACCTGGTGGGGGTGGAGACCGCCGCCCGGGCGTATTTCGGCTGTGCGGCGGCGGAACTCACCCCGGCCCAGGCCGCCGCCTTGGCTGCCCTGGCAAAGGCGCCCACCCGGCTCCATCCCCGGAAGGCCCCCGCGGCCCTCCTCTCCCGGCGGCAGCGGGTTTTGCAGGTCATGGGATTCTTGGGGTATTTAACCCCCCACCAGGTGGCGCTGGCTCACCATGAACCCCTGTCTCTTGCTCCCGGAGCCCCCGCCCTGCCTTTTGCCGCGCCACACTTCGTCAATCTGGTACTGGCCTCCGCCCCTTTGCCCTCCCATGGCCTGGTAACTACCACCCTGGACCTGGACCTGCAGTCCCGGGCCGAGGCCATCCTCACCTCCCACCGGGAACGCCTCCGGAGGCATGGCGCCCGCCAGGCAGCCCTGGTGGCCCTGGATAATCGCTCAGGCGAAATCCTGGCCCTGGTGGGCTCCCTGGAATACAGCCGCCGTGAGCAAGGCCTGGTCAACGGCGCCAGCGCCCAACGCTCCCCCGGCTCGGCCCTCAAGCCCTTCCTTTATGCCCTGGCCCTGGACCTGGGACTCACCCCGGCCACCCTGCTCCCGGATGTGGAGCGCCGTTACCGCATCCCCGGGGGCGAATTCCAGCCCTTGAACTTCGACCGCACCGCCCACGGACCCGTCTCCTTCCGGGAGGCCCTGGGCAATTCCCTTAACCTGTCGGCAGTGCGCCTCCTTTCCCATCTAGGTCCCGAGTGTTTTTACGCCACCCTGGAGAAACTGGAGCTCATCTCTCCTGCGGCGCCGGGCCCGGAGCACTATGGCCTGGGTCTGGTGGTGGGCAATGTGGAGGTGAGTCTCCTGGCCCTGGCCCAGGCCTACGCCACCTTAGCCAACGGCGGGCTTTTTCGCCCCCTCCGTCTCCTGAAGGACAGCCCGGAACCCCCGCCCCGGCGGGTCTTCTCCGCCCAGGCCGCCTACATCATCAGCGACATCCTGACCGATCCGGTGGCCCGGGGCCGGGTCTTTGGGGCCTCCCAGGCCATGAATCCCCCCTTCCCCCTCGCCCTCAAGACCGGCACTAGCAGCCGCTACCGGGACTGCTGGGCGGTGGGCTATACCCGGGACCATACCCTGGCGGTGTGGGTGGGGAACTTCGACGGCCACCCCACCCGGGAGGCCAGCGGAGCTCAGGTGGCCGCCCCCATCCTGGCGGCCTTGGCCGCGGAACTCTACCGCCACCGGCCCCCAGAGCCCCTGCCCCGGCCTGCGGGACTGGTGGCCATGGATATCTGCGCCTTTTCCGGCCAGCGCCCCGGGCCGGCCTGCCCGCACCGCACCCGGGAGCTGTTCATCGCCGGGGCCGAGCCCGGCGAGATCTGCACCCTGCACCACCCCGGGGAGCCCTGGCACCGCTTGACCCCGGAGTACGCCGGCTGGCTCAAGGGCCGCCACCTCAAAGCCAGCGCCGGCCGCTTCCGCCTGGCCGGGTTTCCCGCCGACCTGGAGCGCCTATTCCATCCCACCCCCATATCCACGACCCAGACTTGGCCCTCGCCGGCAAAGGGAGCAATTTCCATGCCAGATCGGCACACCACGGGGGGCGGGGTGTCCATTGTCCGGCCGCTGGCAGGGGAGCGGTATGTGCTGCCTCCAGGGTCGGCGTCCTTAAGCCTCACCGCCGCCGCGGAGGTGCAAGCCCCCCTGCCGGCGGTCAGCTGGTACCTCAACGGCCGGGAGCTGGCCCGGGTGGGGCCGCCCTATGAGGTGGAACTCCAGCTTCCCCGGGGCCGGCATCGCCTGGCGGCCCTGGACCCCCTAGGGTTTGGCGATGAGGTGGAGGTGAGGGTGGAATGAGGCGGCAGATGGGAAAAGGAGCCCACGCAGCGCAATTGACTCGTTTCAAAACTCATGGTGCGGTTATGCAGGAGAGACGCTTCCTTTACTAAGATTCACCTTTCTCAATTTTCCTGCCCTCACCATCCGGCGCCGCCAGGCCGGATTCTATGAGATAACGATTGACAAAGATTTTATTTCTTAAATATACACAGGCCATAAATTTTGTACATTGAGCGTCGGAATCTGCTTCTTTTATTATCACTCTTTTATGTAAAACCTGGCGTTTTAAGTAGTCAATTGTGTCAGCCTTGTCTTTTATTTTTACTCCTCGGAACCCCACTTTTCTGCCGTCATTTAATAAAATCGTGTTTTCATCAATGATGCGCACCACCCTGGGCAGGTCCTGCTGCCGGTAATCTGCCGCCAGGGCGTTCTGCTCCGGGAAAGCGTTCTGAATGGCGGGCACATAATCGATTTTCGGGAGCGGGGAAGGCTCTTTCCGGGTGATCAGGGTGACCCGCTCCTCAAAGGGCAGGCGGTGGGCCAGGCCCAGCTTCTCCCGGATGAGGGGGAGGAAGGTGTCGCTGATCTCATAGCCGATGGCATTGCGCCCCTGCTCCAGGGCCACCCTGGCCGTGGTGCCGCTCCCCAGGAAGGGGTCCAGCACCGTGTCGCCTACGAAGGTGAACATGCGGATGAGCCGGCGGGGCAGCTCCTCCGGGAACATGGCCTCATGTCCCACCTGCCTGGCGCCCCCGAAGTGCCAATGCCCGGCGAAGTACTCCTTCCACTCTTCTTTGCTTAACCGGGAAGCCTCCTTCACCTCCCGGCTCACCTTCTTCCCCGGGCCCGGCTTCTTGAAGATGAGGATAAATTCGTAATCGATCTCCACCAGGCCGTTGGGGGGATAAGGGTAGGAGCCCATGACCGGCGCGCCGCCGGTAGTGTTCATGGTGGTCTTTTTCTGCCAGATGATGCTCCCCAGGAAATCGAAACCCAGGCGCTCCCCCTGAACGATGATCTCGGCGTGCAGCGGGATGACCTTGTAGCGCCCGTAAATGGCGGCCCGGGCGAACTGATCCCCCACATTGACGGTAAGCCGCCCCCCGGGCCGCAGCACCCGGAAGCACTCCCCCCAGACCCGGTACAGATCCTGCAAATATTCATGCAGGCTCTGCCCGTAGCCGATCTGGCCGGGGACACCGTAGTCCTTGAGGTGCCAATAAGGGGGGGAGGTGACCACCAGGTCAACGCTGGCGTCGGCCGCCTCTGGCATGGAGCGGCTGTCCCCCAGAATGATTTTGGCCCAGGTATCCATGGTTTTAGGGGGTGGTTCGTGAAGGAGGGGGCCAAGGGGAGCTGACCCTGGACCGCCCTTTCCATCCCTCATAGGGTGCCACAGAATCTCTGCGTTTACAGATTATTGCCTTTGAGGCTCAAGCCCTTGAGGGGGGAGGCGGGTGAAGGAAGGGCTAAGGAAACACTGCTCACTGCGTTTCGCCCTTGCCTCATTTCGCCAGCCACCTCAGGGCCTGGCGCAGCAGCTCCTCCAGGGTTGAGGCCCCCTGGGCGGCGGCCGTCTCCAGGGCCTTGTCCGCCTGGGCCCGGGTATAACCCAGGTTGAGGAGGGCGGAGAGCGCATCCTCCCGGGCCTGATCCGGGGCGGGGCGGGGGCGTCCTTTCGGGACCGGCCGGGTTTTGTCTTTCAGCTCCAGGACGATGCGCTCGGCGGTCTTTTTCCCCACCCCGGGGATGGCCGCCAGCCGCCTAACGTCACCCGCGGCCAGGGCCTGGCGGAACTCCTCCGGCCCCACGCCGCTCAAGATATTCAGGGCCATGCGGGCCCCCACCCGGGGGATGCCCAGGAGCTGCAGGAACAGGTCCTTTTCCTCCGGGTCGGCAAAGCCGTACAGGTTCAGGGCCTCCTCCTGCAGGCGGGTGTGGATATGCAACGAGACCGCGGCCGGGGGTTCGGGCAGGGCGTAAAAGGTGGTGAGGGAAATGAAGACCTGATAGCCCACGCCGCCCACCTGCACGAGAATTTGGCCGGGGGTCTTCTCCAGGAGGCGGCCTTCCAGAAAGCCGATCATGGGGCGATCAGGGGGAGGCGCAGGTGGAAGAGGTGGCAGAGGCCCACCGCCAGGGCATCGGCGGCGTGCTGGCCGCTGACCTTCAGGCCCAAAAGCTGCTCCACCATGAGCTGCACCTGGGACTTGCTGGCCTGGCCGTAGCCCACCACCGCCTTTTTCACCACCAGGGCCGGATAGACCTGCACCGGCACCCCCATCTGGGCGGCGGCCAGGAGGATCACTCCCCGGACCTGTCCCAAGGTGAAGGCGCTTTTGACGTTGCGGGCCAGAAAGAGGTCCTCCAGGGCCAGGGTGTGGGGGCGGTGGCGCTGCAGGATCTCCAGCAGGGCGTCATAAATTTGACGCAGGCGCTCCGGCAGGGGGGCCCGGCCCCGCGGGGCAATCTGGCCGTGGGCCACATGGGCCACTTGCTGGCGCCCGCCGGCTACCACGCCAAAGCCGGTGGCCTGGGAGCCGGGGTCCACCCCCACCACCACCTGGGGCGTCACATCAGGGCCTCCATGATCTTGTCCGGGATGTCGAAGTTAGCGAAGACATTGCTGACATCGTCGTGGTCCTCCAGCATCTCCACCAGCTTGAGGACCTTCTGGGCCCGCTCCTCCTCGGTGATGGACACGGTGGTCTTGGGCCGGAGCTGAATTTCCGCCAAGACCGGTTTGAAGCCCTTGGCCTCCAGGGCTTCCTTGACCTCCACGAAATTGGCCGGGTCGGTGAGCACCTCCAGCTGACTGCCGGAATTCTGCAGGTCCTCGGCGCCGCACTCGAGGGCGGCCTCCAGGAGGGCGTCCTCATCCACCCCCTCAAAGACGATGACCCCTTTTTTGTCGAACATCCAGGCCACACAGCCCGGCTCGCCCAGGCTGCCGCCAAACTTGGCGAAGAGGTGCCGGACGTCGGCCACGGTGCGGTTTTTGTTGTCGGTGAGGCTCTCCACGATGAGAGCCACCCCCTCGGGGCCGTAGCCCTCGTAGTAGACCTCCTCCAGGGCGCTGCCGCCGCCCTCTTCGCCGGTGCCCTTGCGGATGGCCCGGATGATGTTCTCCTTGGGCATGTTCTCTTCCTTGGCGGCGGCGATGGCGGCTCTGAGCCTCGGGTTGCCGCTGGGATCCCCGCCCCCCAGGCGGGCGGCCACGGTGATCTCCTTGGCCAGCTTGCTAAAGATCTTCCCCCGCTTGGCGTCCACCGCGCCTTTTTTGCGTTTGATGGTGCTCCACTTGGAATGACCGGACATGGTCGCCCCACCTCCTTTCAGCCATGCTGCTCCGGGTTCTGGTCCGGCGGCCCTGAAGCTCCCCGTTTTTTGAGGCCCACCAGGTAAAGTTCCCGGCTGGCCGCCCGGGAGCCGGGCGGTTTGGCCCGGTGGACCTCGGCAAAGACCTGCCGCACCTCCGCCACCAGCGCCGGGAGCTCCGGCCCCTCGAAGACCTTGACCAGGAAATGGCCGCCCGGCCGCAAAAGCTCCCGGGCCGCGGCCAGGGCTGCCCGGGCCAGGGCCAGGGAGCGGCTTTCGTCCACCTCCCGGATGCCGCTGGTTAAGGGCGCCAGGTCACTCACCACCAGGTCGAAGACCGCCGCCTTTTCCCGGAGGGCTGCCAAGTCTAGACTTTGCACATCCCCGGCCAGAAAGTCTAGGGGTGGCTTCAGGGGCACCGCCGGCGGGTTCAGGTCCACCCCCAGCACCAGCCCCTCCGGGCCCACCCGCTCGCCCAGGTATTGCAGCCAGGACCCGGGGCTGCAGCCCAGATCCAGCACCCGCTGCCCCCGGCGTACCAGATGATATTTGGCATCCAGGGCCTTGAGTTTGAAGACGGCCCGGGAAACGTACCCGGCTTCCCGGGCTTGGCGCCGGTAGGGGTCCGGCACTCCGGGGCGCGGCATGGCCGTTCATATCCTATCTCATGGGATTAATTGACATTTACCATGCTGAGCCCGGCTTGGCAATGAAAAAGCCCACAGCGCCTTTCCGTCAAAAAATTGACTCACCGCCTCTTCTTTGACGCCGGCCAAAGTCTGGGTGAACGGAACTGGCAGCAATATCAAAGAGATAGTCCTCAAACCCCCATGGCCGGTCTTGGCACGAGGCTTGCTCACCCTCAGGTGACCTCCTGACCGGTGAGGGAGACATGACCGAGGCGACCCCGAAAAAACCCCGACGTCTCAAACTCCTGCTCCTGGCCGCGGTGACCCTGTTGCTTCTGTCCGGCGGCGGCCTGGCCTATCTGATCCTGACCGACGACCCCTCGGCGGCCGGCCCCCCGGCCGGCGGCAAGGAGGAAGCCAAAGCCGGCCCCGGCGCCACCATGTCCCTGGAGCCCTTCCTCATCAATCTGGCGGACCAGGAGACCCGCCGCTACCTGAAGATCAAGGTGGAGCTGGGGGTGGACCAGGACAAGACCATCAAGGAGCTGGAAAAGGTCCTGCCCCGCATCCGGGACGCTTTTATCCTGCTTCTGGGGAGCAAAACCTACAAGGATGTGGCCACCCCTGAAGGCAAGCTGCGCCTGAAAGAGGAGATGCTGCAGCAGCTGGCCCAGATCCCCGGGGGGAAGAAGGTCAGGGAAGTTTTCTTCACCGAGTTTGTGGCCCAATAGGAGGGGCGCGGTGAACAAGGTCCTGTCCCAGGAAGAGGTGGATGCCCTGCTCAAGGGGTTGGTGGACGGCGACATTGAGGCGGAGAGTGAACCCCGTCCCCTGCCGGAGGGGGTCATCCCCTACGACTTCACCTCCCAGGAGCGCATCATCCGGGGCCGCATGCCCACCATGGAGGTGATCAACGAGCATTTTGCCCGGGCCTTCCG of the Desulfobaccales bacterium genome contains:
- the pbpC gene encoding penicillin-binding protein 1C; the encoded protein is MSGPVRRRLRACLLLLLLGGGALAAGQVERLSRIDPARLAPAPGPLVLDRHGRILRLGLDAQGRKVILLPPGPLPPLVVQAFVAAEDRRFWQHPGVDFVAAGRALLSNLTHGRIVSGASTLTMQLCRQLEPGPRTYGRKLTEMARAVRLEAAFPKEEILRHFLNRVPLGGNLVGVETAARAYFGCAAAELTPAQAAALAALAKAPTRLHPRKAPAALLSRRQRVLQVMGFLGYLTPHQVALAHHEPLSLAPGAPALPFAAPHFVNLVLASAPLPSHGLVTTTLDLDLQSRAEAILTSHRERLRRHGARQAALVALDNRSGEILALVGSLEYSRREQGLVNGASAQRSPGSALKPFLYALALDLGLTPATLLPDVERRYRIPGGEFQPLNFDRTAHGPVSFREALGNSLNLSAVRLLSHLGPECFYATLEKLELISPAAPGPEHYGLGLVVGNVEVSLLALAQAYATLANGGLFRPLRLLKDSPEPPPRRVFSAQAAYIISDILTDPVARGRVFGASQAMNPPFPLALKTGTSSRYRDCWAVGYTRDHTLAVWVGNFDGHPTREASGAQVAAPILAALAAELYRHRPPEPLPRPAGLVAMDICAFSGQRPGPACPHRTRELFIAGAEPGEICTLHHPGEPWHRLTPEYAGWLKGRHLKASAGRFRLAGFPADLERLFHPTPISTTQTWPSPAKGAISMPDRHTTGGGVSIVRPLAGERYVLPPGSASLSLTAAAEVQAPLPAVSWYLNGRELARVGPPYEVELQLPRGRHRLAALDPLGFGDEVEVRVE
- the ruvA gene encoding Holliday junction branch migration protein RuvA, with amino-acid sequence MIGFLEGRLLEKTPGQILVQVGGVGYQVFISLTTFYALPEPPAAVSLHIHTRLQEEALNLYGFADPEEKDLFLQLLGIPRVGARMALNILSGVGPEEFRQALAAGDVRRLAAIPGVGKKTAERIVLELKDKTRPVPKGRPRPAPDQAREDALSALLNLGYTRAQADKALETAAAQGASTLEELLRQALRWLAK
- a CDS encoding flagellar basal body-associated FliL family protein → MTEATPKKPRRLKLLLLAAVTLLLLSGGGLAYLILTDDPSAAGPPAGGKEEAKAGPGATMSLEPFLINLADQETRRYLKIKVELGVDQDKTIKELEKVLPRIRDAFILLLGSKTYKDVATPEGKLRLKEEMLQQLAQIPGGKKVREVFFTEFVAQ
- a CDS encoding YebC/PmpR family DNA-binding transcriptional regulator, translating into MSGHSKWSTIKRKKGAVDAKRGKIFSKLAKEITVAARLGGGDPSGNPRLRAAIAAAKEENMPKENIIRAIRKGTGEEGGGSALEEVYYEGYGPEGVALIVESLTDNKNRTVADVRHLFAKFGGSLGEPGCVAWMFDKKGVIVFEGVDEDALLEAALECGAEDLQNSGSQLEVLTDPANFVEVKEALEAKGFKPVLAEIQLRPKTTVSITEEERAQKVLKLVEMLEDHDDVSNVFANFDIPDKIMEALM
- a CDS encoding RlmE family RNA methyltransferase, with translation MPRPGVPDPYRRQAREAGYVSRAVFKLKALDAKYHLVRRGQRVLDLGCSPGSWLQYLGERVGPEGLVLGVDLNPPAVPLKPPLDFLAGDVQSLDLAALREKAAVFDLVVSDLAPLTSGIREVDESRSLALARAALAAARELLRPGGHFLVKVFEGPELPALVAEVRQVFAEVHRAKPPGSRAASRELYLVGLKKRGASGPPDQNPEQHG
- the ruvC gene encoding crossover junction endodeoxyribonuclease RuvC, with translation MTPQVVVGVDPGSQATGFGVVAGGRQQVAHVAHGQIAPRGRAPLPERLRQIYDALLEILQRHRPHTLALEDLFLARNVKSAFTLGQVRGVILLAAAQMGVPVQVYPALVVKKAVVGYGQASKSQVQLMVEQLLGLKVSGQHAADALAVGLCHLFHLRLPLIAP
- a CDS encoding site-specific DNA-methyltransferase; this encodes MDTWAKIILGDSRSMPEAADASVDLVVTSPPYWHLKDYGVPGQIGYGQSLHEYLQDLYRVWGECFRVLRPGGRLTVNVGDQFARAAIYGRYKVIPLHAEIIVQGERLGFDFLGSIIWQKKTTMNTTGGAPVMGSYPYPPNGLVEIDYEFILIFKKPGPGKKVSREVKEASRLSKEEWKEYFAGHWHFGGARQVGHEAMFPEELPRRLIRMFTFVGDTVLDPFLGSGTTARVALEQGRNAIGYEISDTFLPLIREKLGLAHRLPFEERVTLITRKEPSPLPKIDYVPAIQNAFPEQNALAADYRQQDLPRVVRIIDENTILLNDGRKVGFRGVKIKDKADTIDYLKRQVLHKRVIIKEADSDAQCTKFMACVYLRNKIFVNRYLIESGLAAPDGEGRKIEKGES